A single genomic interval of Cucumis sativus cultivar 9930 chromosome 5, Cucumber_9930_V3, whole genome shotgun sequence harbors:
- the LOC101220915 gene encoding serine/threonine-protein kinase STY13 isoform X3: MLSKVQHKNLAKFIGACKEPIMVIVTELLSGGTLRKYLLSIRPRCLDFSEAVGFALDIARAMDCLHSHGIIHRDLKPENLILTADHKTVKLADFGLAREESVTEMMTAETGTYRWMAPELYSTVTLRNGEKKHYNHKVDVYSFGIVFWEIIQNKLPFEGMSNLQAAYAAAFKNLRPSAENLPADLAPIVTSCWKEDPNDRPNFNQIIQMLFKCLSTIPQPEYVPPPTMHPPDNAVLPPESPGTSSLMATTRHGTGEVMNSEIGEKPTGLFSCFAGNCY, translated from the exons ATGTTATCCAAAGTTCAACACAAGAATCTTGCAAAG TTTATAGGTGCTTGCAAGGAGCCTATTATGGTGATAGTAACTGAGCTTCTTTCAGGCGGAACTTTACGGAAGTACCTGTTGAGTATAAGGCCAAGGTGCTTGGACTTCAGTGAGGCAGTTGGCTTTGCACTTGATATTGCCCGTGCAATGGACTGCTTACATTCCCATGGGATCATTCACCGTGACCTCAAACCTG AGAATTTGATCTTGACTGCAGATCACAAAACTGTTAAACTTGCTGATTTTGGCCTTGCTAGAGAAGAGTCAGTAACAGAGATGATGACAGCTGAAACTGGGACTTACAGATGGATGGCTCCAGAG CTATACAGTACAGTCACTCTACGAAATGGAGAGAAGAAGCATTACAATCACAAGGTGGATGTTTATAGCTTTGGAATTGTATTCTGGGAGATTATCCAAAACAAGTTGCCTTTTGAAGGCATGTCAAATCTACAAGCCGCATATGCGGCTGCTTTTAAG AATTTACGACCGAGTGCCGAGAACCTCCCAGCGGATTTGGCACCAATTGTGACTTCCTGTTGGAAAGAGGATCCGAATGATCGGCCTAACTTCAACCAAATCATACAGATGCTCTTTAAATGTCTATCCACCATTCCACAACCAGAATATGTTCCACCACCAACTATGCACCCACCTGATAATGCAGTGCTGCCACCAGAGTCTCCTGGAACAAGTTCTTTGATGGCAACCACGAGACATGGCACCGGGGAAGTCATGAACAGTGAAATAGGAGAGAAACCGACCGGTTTATTCTCGTGTTTCGCTGGTAACTGTTACTGA
- the LOC101220915 gene encoding serine/threonine-protein kinase STY13 isoform X2, translating to MEILFFWMGYKDQNVAIKIIRKGEAPEEIAKTEARFAREVAMLSKVQHKNLAKFIGACKEPIMVIVTELLSGGTLRKYLLSIRPRCLDFSEAVGFALDIARAMDCLHSHGIIHRDLKPENLILTADHKTVKLADFGLAREESVTEMMTAETGTYRWMAPELYSTVTLRNGEKKHYNHKVDVYSFGIVFWEIIQNKLPFEGMSNLQAAYAAAFKNLRPSAENLPADLAPIVTSCWKEDPNDRPNFNQIIQMLFKCLSTIPQPEYVPPPTMHPPDNAVLPPESPGTSSLMATTRHGTGEVMNSEIGEKPTGLFSCFAGNCY from the exons ATGGAAATTTTATTCTTCTGGATGGG ATATAAAGACCAAAATGTTGCAATTAAAATAATTCGAAAAGGTGAAGCCCCAGAAGAAATTGCGAAAACGGAGGCACGCTTTGCTCGGGAGGTCGCTATGTTATCCAAAGTTCAACACAAGAATCTTGCAAAG TTTATAGGTGCTTGCAAGGAGCCTATTATGGTGATAGTAACTGAGCTTCTTTCAGGCGGAACTTTACGGAAGTACCTGTTGAGTATAAGGCCAAGGTGCTTGGACTTCAGTGAGGCAGTTGGCTTTGCACTTGATATTGCCCGTGCAATGGACTGCTTACATTCCCATGGGATCATTCACCGTGACCTCAAACCTG AGAATTTGATCTTGACTGCAGATCACAAAACTGTTAAACTTGCTGATTTTGGCCTTGCTAGAGAAGAGTCAGTAACAGAGATGATGACAGCTGAAACTGGGACTTACAGATGGATGGCTCCAGAG CTATACAGTACAGTCACTCTACGAAATGGAGAGAAGAAGCATTACAATCACAAGGTGGATGTTTATAGCTTTGGAATTGTATTCTGGGAGATTATCCAAAACAAGTTGCCTTTTGAAGGCATGTCAAATCTACAAGCCGCATATGCGGCTGCTTTTAAG AATTTACGACCGAGTGCCGAGAACCTCCCAGCGGATTTGGCACCAATTGTGACTTCCTGTTGGAAAGAGGATCCGAATGATCGGCCTAACTTCAACCAAATCATACAGATGCTCTTTAAATGTCTATCCACCATTCCACAACCAGAATATGTTCCACCACCAACTATGCACCCACCTGATAATGCAGTGCTGCCACCAGAGTCTCCTGGAACAAGTTCTTTGATGGCAACCACGAGACATGGCACCGGGGAAGTCATGAACAGTGAAATAGGAGAGAAACCGACCGGTTTATTCTCGTGTTTCGCTGGTAACTGTTACTGA
- the LOC101221627 gene encoding uncharacterized protein LOC101221627, with amino-acid sequence MAMASFNLPLAPRHKTQGRFQISCRRKEKERNNFDPYKVIEITPPPKNLGIRCFPPNLQCGESVTIEGQTYTISAVTLRYQLRKGKYEPSEKRLDVLSTGRYILNLYLENLLEKS; translated from the exons ATGGCAATGGCTTCATTCAATCTACCTCTTGCTCCTCGTCACAAG ACGCAGGGGCGTTTCCAAATTTCttgtagaagaaaagaaaaggaacgCAATAATTTTGACCCTTACAAAGTTATTGAAATCACCCCTCCGCCCAAGAACCTCGGCATTCGTTGCTTCCCTCCC AACTTACAATGTGGAGAGAGTGTTACAATAGAAGGTCAAACATATACTATCTCAGCTGTAACTCTTCGCTATCAGCTCAGGAAGGGGAAGTATGAACCAAGTGAAAAAAGACTTGATGTTTTGTCCACAGGAAGGTACATCTTGAATTTGTatcttgaaaatttgttagaaaaatcTTGA
- the LOC101221148 gene encoding ribosomal RNA-processing protein 8, with amino-acid sequence MADEGSSSRKRKRAKRRGTNKSKVSTNNLPDATEPTSQDIVVSASSDGKKTLRVSGSSSFLDKMRARLSGGHFRMLNEKLYTCTGEEALNYFKEDKVLFDVYHTGYQEQMTHWPELPVNLIIKWLKEHDPSFIVADFGCGDARLSKNVKNKVFSFDLVSKDPSVIACDMSNTPLDSASVDVAVFCLSLMGVNYASYLAEARRVLKPRGWLLISEVKSRFDPSNGGADPKKFIKAVCELGFVSALKDFSNKMFILLYFKKKDEKTSEGKDIDWPQLKPCMYKRR; translated from the exons ATGGCGGATGAGGGCAGCTCAAGCAGAAAGCGGAAGAGAGCGAAGCGTCGGGGAACTAACAAAAGCAAAGTTTCTACCAATAATTTACCGGATGCTACTGAGCCCACTAGCCAAGATATCGTTGTTTCTGCTTCTTCCGACGGCAAAAAAACTCTGAGGGTTTCCGGCTCGTCTAGTTTCCTTGATAAG ATGCGTGCTCGTTTGTCAGGAGGGCATTTCAGGATGCTTAACGAGAAGTTGTATACTTGCAC AGGGGAAGAGGCGCTTAATTATTTCAAGGAAGACAAGGTTTTGTTTGATGTG TATCATACAGGATATCAAGAGCAAATGACACATTGGCCTGAGCTTCCTGTGAATTTAATCATAAAATGGCTGAAGGAGCACGATCCCTCATTTATCGTGGCTGATTTTGGCTGTG gGGATGCACGCCTTTCGAAGAATGTGAAGAATAAAGTTTTCTCATTTGATCTCGTTTCAAAAGATCCTTCTGTCATTGCTTGTGATATGTCAAAT ACACCTCTCGACTCTGCATCTGTGGATGTTGCTGTCTTTTGCCTTTCACTTATGGGAGTCAATTATGCAAGTTACTTGGCAGAAGCGCGACGAGTACTTAAACCACG TGGATGGCTTTTAATATCAGAAGTTAAAAGCAGGTTTGACCCTAGCAATGGAGGAGCCGACCCCAAAAAGTTCATAAAGGCTGTTTGTGAGCTAGGTTTCGTCTCAGCTTTGAAG GACTTCTCAAATAagatgtttattttgttatacttcaAGAAAAAG GATGAGAAAACTTCTGAGGGGAAAGATATTGATTGGCCTCAGCTAAAACCTTGTATGTACAAACGTAGAtga
- the LOC101221386 gene encoding altered inheritance of mitochondria protein 32, translating to MASDNLSTLSGTADDDTYGFHREEMYQSNLAGTVTAYDRHVFLCYKTPESWPSHLESSDSDLLPKLLSAAIKARKDDISLKTKLTMFSGRDETGFSYGDVLIFPDMIKYSGLKDSDVDGFVDDVLVNNKPWASGVPEVFTSSHVFVCVHASRDRRCGVCGPILVQKLDEEIELRGLKDQVYVSPCSHIGGHKYAGNLIIYQPGADGKTTGHWYGYVTPEDLPELFEQHIAKGKVVERLLRGQMGTNPEEVQKEGEQKLPNGEDTKENKVEIQENGNQSKVEPVASCCQGSNGFTCCRDESSGKSSSIEEKPKEISNDEQVPTIASKFSCWTGKWEQSEILTAVAVVGAVATVAVAYSIYRRSG from the exons ATGGCCTCCGATAACCTTTCCACCCTTTCCGGCACCGCCGACGACGACACCTATGGATTCCATCGTGAGGAGATGTATCAGAGCAACCTCGCCGGCACCGTCACCGCCTATGATCGCCATGTATTTCTCTGCTACAAAACTCCTGAGTCCTGGCCCTCGCATCTCGAATCTTCTGATTCCGACCTTCTCCCTAAGCTCCTCTCTGCCGCTATCAAAGCGCGCAAGGATGATATCTCTCTCAAG aCGAAGCTGACGATGTTCTCGGGACGGGATGAAACTGGTTTTTCGTATGGAGATGTGTTGATTTTCCCCGACATGATCAAATACAG TGGGTTGAAAGATTCAGATGTGGATGGATTTGTTGATGATGTGCTTGTGAATAATAAACCCTGGGCGTCTGGAGTGCCAGAGGTTTTCACCAGCTCGCACGTATTTGTCTGTGTTCATGCTAGTCGAGATCGGAGATGTGGTGTCTGTGGACCCATTCTTGTTCAAAAGTTGGATGAAGAGATTGAATTACGAGGACTGAAGGATCAGGTTTATGTTAGTCCATGTTCACACATTGGAGGTCACAAGTATGCCGGAAACTTGATCATATACCAACCTGGTGCGGATGGGAAAACTACCGGTCATTG gTATGGATATGTAACTCCTGAAGATCTCCCTGAATTGTTTGAACAGCACATTGCAAAGGGCAAAGTCGTGGAAAGACTTTTGAG AGGGCAAATGGGCACAAATCCTGAGGAAGTCCAGAAGGAAGGTGAACAAAAGCTTCCTAATGGAGAAGATACCAAGGAAAACAAGGTTGAAATTCAAGAAAATGGCAATCAAAGCAAAGTGGAACCAGTAGCAAGCTGTTGCCAGGGCAGCAATGGATTCACTTGTTGCAGAGATGAAAGCTCAGGGAAAAGTAGCAGCATCGAAGAAAAGCCGAAAGAAATTTCAAACGATGAACAAGTCCCGACGATAGCAAGTAAATTTTCTTGCTGGACAGGAAAATGGGAACAAAGTGAAATCCTTACCGCTGTCGCCGTGGTTGGAGCTGTAGCCACTGTTGCTGTTGCCTATAGCATCTACAGGAGATCTGGGTAA
- the LOC101220915 gene encoding serine/threonine-protein kinase STY13 isoform X4: protein MGSGNELCSQEFDLDAKWLVDPKQIFVGPRIGEGAHGKVHKGKYKDQNVAIKIIRKGEAPEEIAKTEARFAREVAMLSKVQHKNLAKFIGACKEPIMVIVTELLSGGTLRKYLLSIRPRCLDFSEAVGFALDIARAMDCLHSHGIIHRDLKPENLILTADHKTVKLADFGLAREESVTEMMTAETGTYRWMAPELYSTVTLRNGEKKHYNHKVDVYSFGIVFWEIIQNKLPFEGMSNLQAAYAAAFKLVVGATV from the exons ATGGGGTCCGGTAATGAGTTATGTTCACAAGAGTTTGATTTGGATGCTAAGTGGCTGGTCGATCCGAAGCAAATCTTTGTTGGGCCAAGGATTGGGGAGGGCGCGCATGGCAAAGTGCACAAGGGAAA ATATAAAGACCAAAATGTTGCAATTAAAATAATTCGAAAAGGTGAAGCCCCAGAAGAAATTGCGAAAACGGAGGCACGCTTTGCTCGGGAGGTCGCTATGTTATCCAAAGTTCAACACAAGAATCTTGCAAAG TTTATAGGTGCTTGCAAGGAGCCTATTATGGTGATAGTAACTGAGCTTCTTTCAGGCGGAACTTTACGGAAGTACCTGTTGAGTATAAGGCCAAGGTGCTTGGACTTCAGTGAGGCAGTTGGCTTTGCACTTGATATTGCCCGTGCAATGGACTGCTTACATTCCCATGGGATCATTCACCGTGACCTCAAACCTG AGAATTTGATCTTGACTGCAGATCACAAAACTGTTAAACTTGCTGATTTTGGCCTTGCTAGAGAAGAGTCAGTAACAGAGATGATGACAGCTGAAACTGGGACTTACAGATGGATGGCTCCAGAG CTATACAGTACAGTCACTCTACGAAATGGAGAGAAGAAGCATTACAATCACAAGGTGGATGTTTATAGCTTTGGAATTGTATTCTGGGAGATTATCCAAAACAAGTTGCCTTTTGAAGGCATGTCAAATCTACAAGCCGCATATGCGGCTGCTTTTAAG TTGGTAGTTGGAGCGACGGTCTAA
- the LOC101220915 gene encoding serine/threonine-protein kinase STY13 isoform X1, with protein MGSGNELCSQEFDLDAKWLVDPKQIFVGPRIGEGAHGKVHKGKYKDQNVAIKIIRKGEAPEEIAKTEARFAREVAMLSKVQHKNLAKFIGACKEPIMVIVTELLSGGTLRKYLLSIRPRCLDFSEAVGFALDIARAMDCLHSHGIIHRDLKPENLILTADHKTVKLADFGLAREESVTEMMTAETGTYRWMAPELYSTVTLRNGEKKHYNHKVDVYSFGIVFWEIIQNKLPFEGMSNLQAAYAAAFKNLRPSAENLPADLAPIVTSCWKEDPNDRPNFNQIIQMLFKCLSTIPQPEYVPPPTMHPPDNAVLPPESPGTSSLMATTRHGTGEVMNSEIGEKPTGLFSCFAGNCY; from the exons ATGGGGTCCGGTAATGAGTTATGTTCACAAGAGTTTGATTTGGATGCTAAGTGGCTGGTCGATCCGAAGCAAATCTTTGTTGGGCCAAGGATTGGGGAGGGCGCGCATGGCAAAGTGCACAAGGGAAA ATATAAAGACCAAAATGTTGCAATTAAAATAATTCGAAAAGGTGAAGCCCCAGAAGAAATTGCGAAAACGGAGGCACGCTTTGCTCGGGAGGTCGCTATGTTATCCAAAGTTCAACACAAGAATCTTGCAAAG TTTATAGGTGCTTGCAAGGAGCCTATTATGGTGATAGTAACTGAGCTTCTTTCAGGCGGAACTTTACGGAAGTACCTGTTGAGTATAAGGCCAAGGTGCTTGGACTTCAGTGAGGCAGTTGGCTTTGCACTTGATATTGCCCGTGCAATGGACTGCTTACATTCCCATGGGATCATTCACCGTGACCTCAAACCTG AGAATTTGATCTTGACTGCAGATCACAAAACTGTTAAACTTGCTGATTTTGGCCTTGCTAGAGAAGAGTCAGTAACAGAGATGATGACAGCTGAAACTGGGACTTACAGATGGATGGCTCCAGAG CTATACAGTACAGTCACTCTACGAAATGGAGAGAAGAAGCATTACAATCACAAGGTGGATGTTTATAGCTTTGGAATTGTATTCTGGGAGATTATCCAAAACAAGTTGCCTTTTGAAGGCATGTCAAATCTACAAGCCGCATATGCGGCTGCTTTTAAG AATTTACGACCGAGTGCCGAGAACCTCCCAGCGGATTTGGCACCAATTGTGACTTCCTGTTGGAAAGAGGATCCGAATGATCGGCCTAACTTCAACCAAATCATACAGATGCTCTTTAAATGTCTATCCACCATTCCACAACCAGAATATGTTCCACCACCAACTATGCACCCACCTGATAATGCAGTGCTGCCACCAGAGTCTCCTGGAACAAGTTCTTTGATGGCAACCACGAGACATGGCACCGGGGAAGTCATGAACAGTGAAATAGGAGAGAAACCGACCGGTTTATTCTCGTGTTTCGCTGGTAACTGTTACTGA